The genomic interval AGGAGAGAATCAAGGAACTGCTTGATCTCGTCGGTCTAAGTCTCCGGCAGGCAAACCATTACCCGCATGAGTTCAGCGCCGGGGAACGCCAGCGCCTGGGTATCGCCCGAGCGCTGGCGGTAAATCCCGAGTTCATCGTCTGTGATGAGCCGGTTTCGGCGCTGGATGTCTGTATACAATCTCAGATTTTGTGCCTGTTGCAGGACCTGCAATCCAGGTTAAATCTGACGTACCTGTTTATAGCCCACGACCTGGCTGTCGTCGGCTATATCAGTGAGCGTGTCGGGGTATTATACCGGGGCAGGTTACTGGAGATCGGGAGCAGAGAGCGAATTTACCGAAATCCGCTTCATCCTTACACCAGAGCCCTCCTCTCGGCGGTCCCGGTACCTGACCGCGTCGCTGAACTACAGAGAAAGAGGATTACTATCAAGGACGAGGCTCCTGATTCGCTTTCGTCTCCAGCGGGCTGTAATTTTTATCCCGTATGCCCCGAAGGCAAGACTGATTGCCCGGAGGCGAAGCCGGTGCTGGAACTGAAAGAGCCTGACCATTGGGTAGCCTGCTGGAAGGCGTAGAAATATATTAGAAAGGGTACCGGGAATTGGCAGCAACCGCATTACGAAGAAAGAGCAGGATGACCGGCAGAATTATCCTCAGCATCTTCCTTACCGTGCTGATACTGTCCTTTCCGGGATGCGGGAGACCGCAAGTCCAGCCTGACCCGGATGAACTGGTACGGCTCTGGGATGAGCCTTCCACCCTTGACCCTCATCTCGCCAGGGACGCTGATTCGGCGGTGATACTGGTAGAAATCTTCGGCGGACTGGTGACGCTG from Dehalococcoidales bacterium carries:
- a CDS encoding ABC transporter ATP-binding protein, encoding MDTLIEVKNLKMYFPVSSGILWPRKTGEIRAVDDVSFSIAPGHTLGLVGESGSGKTTVGLCILQLTRPTGGEVLYQGEELSGMRGEQIRLMRRKMQMIFQDPYGSLDPRTTASDIISEAFRIHRSPPRNEYQERIKELLDLVGLSLRQANHYPHEFSAGERQRLGIARALAVNPEFIVCDEPVSALDVCIQSQILCLLQDLQSRLNLTYLFIAHDLAVVGYISERVGVLYRGRLLEIGSRERIYRNPLHPYTRALLSAVPVPDRVAELQRKRITIKDEAPDSLSSPAGCNFYPVCPEGKTDCPEAKPVLELKEPDHWVACWKA